The proteins below are encoded in one region of Triticum aestivum cultivar Chinese Spring chromosome 1B, IWGSC CS RefSeq v2.1, whole genome shotgun sequence:
- the LOC123090480 gene encoding ATP-dependent DNA helicase PIF1-like codes for MIDKYYRLFLHAAGIPNHELKLKVGLPVMLLRNINQAAGLCNGTRMTITQLGNRYIEAQIITGTHVDDKVYIPKIVMSPSDSKWPFVLKRRQYPLSVCFAMTINKSQGQSLNMVGLQPRQVFCHGQLYVALSRVTSREGLKVLIDDTECPSEDSAKNIVYKEIFYFFVTQVNVYRGQIMI; via the exons ATGATCGATAAGTATTATAGGTTGTTTCTACATGCAGCCG GAATTCCAAACCACGAGCTAAAACTGAAGGTAGGTTTGCCGGTGATGCTCCTACGCAACATCAATCAAGCAGCAGGTTTATGCAATGGTACAAGAATGACTATTACACAGCTGGGAAACAGGTACATTGAGGCACAAATAATCACAGGAACACATGTCGATGACAAGGTATACATACCTAAAATCGTTATGTCACCAAGCGACTCAAAGTGGCCCTTCGTGCTGAAAAGAAGGCAATATCCTCTATCAGTTTGTTTTGCAATGACAATAAATAAAAGCCAAGGTCAATCCCTAAACATGGTGGGTCTACAGCCTAGGCAAGTCTTCTGCCATGGGCAACTATATGTGGCACTATCAAGAGTCACAAGCAGAGAAGGATTAAAGGTGCTGATTGACGACACGGAGTGCCCAAGCGAAGATAGCGCAAAGAATATAGTATACAAAGagattttctatttttttgttacTCAAGTAAATGTATATCGGGGCCAaatcatgatttaa
- the LOC123120354 gene encoding uncharacterized protein, with protein MVVHVMCKCHKLATKETDKYYCKNCGIYPEKVTPRYHVRLQISDHTSTTSCTLFDEEAARLLNMSASKLLDTLDGKLEEAPKIIQQLCGKRLIFRFKLNDSNLTFGTQNYAVKRTFVSDDKLEMLYLDNKAEEELMDDEVDIVLMKKQNMLDRKSKNNKVSPGELSCELVPVKEEPHDSNGTTLNKDKSQDKISSSSRELRSGNKRRLRSVVISDDSEDECIETNMPKQNEKGVRGNKKCVKAKAKNTMLEDEDEVQKARPRRTRMLSR; from the exons ATGGTGGTACATGTCATGTGTAAGTGTCACAAATTGGCTACTAAAGAAACCGACAAGTATTATTGCAAGAATTGTGGTATATATCCAGAAAAGGTCACACCACG GTATCATGTTCGTCTCCAAATTAGTGACCATACATCTACTACAAGCTGCACTTTATTTGACGAGGAGGCTGCAAGATTGCTTAATATGTCTGCATCTAAGTTGCTGGACACACTAGATGGGAAATTAGAAGAAGCGCCAAAGATTATTCAACAATTATGTGGAAAAAGACTTATATTTCGATTCAAGCTCAATGATAGTAATCTCACATTTGGCACACAAAACTATGCAGTAAAAAGAACATTTGTTTCTGATGATAAGCTTGAGATGCTCTACTTGGACAATAAAGCCGAGGAG GAACTGATGGATGATGAGGTTGACATCGTATTAATGAAGAAGCAGAACATGCTAGATAGAAAG TCAAAGAATAATAAAGTTTCACCTGGCGAACTTTCATGCGAACTGGTGCCTGTGAAAGAGGAGCCACATGACAGCAATGGGACTACATTAAACAAAGATAAGAGTCAAGACAAAATATCGTCATCATCCCGTGAGCTCCGAAGTGGCAATAAAAGGAGACTGAGATCTGTTGTAATATCAGATGACTCGGAGGATGAATGCATTGAGACGAATATGCCTAAACAAAATGAAAAAGGTGTCCGCGGTAACAAGAAATGTGTTAAAGCAAAAGCCAAAAATACAATgcttgaagatgaagatgaagtacAGAAAGCAAGGCCCAGGAGAACAAGGATGTTATCTAGATAA